The Puntigrus tetrazona isolate hp1 chromosome 4, ASM1883169v1, whole genome shotgun sequence genome includes a window with the following:
- the LOC122342247 gene encoding serine/threonine-protein kinase pim-2-like, whose protein sequence is MSDSVSIKETADKKPVKATTRDSGSASSDNAGPVKVCPSNDVENSPTEKPAKGKKMKGACAVFRRVWKAVKRPFFCCDPNRVVNITPQPDQDDSELTPVPSPPRIAPTANADPEPMCLPGQVCEDVCEESSCVPGPSRSEQIPDVEMANSESSPVADPSCSDLGDEKLKKWRKGKAVRAFFRRFRKAVKHLLLCRDSKIVRSSTPQVDPDSDEDLADCAISFESEPSCQTGSDQASEALQSPPPVQEASRAPVFLLGDFLGRGSYGKVYEATYLVGDKTTVAVKYIRKRQSDHYLHLAGHSKPVLAEVAMLLRLGKPPLCPNVIKFHEWTEEKNSAVLIMEYPKPCCTLNEYIKRSKPINEEKACLLIRQLIQALKHCVDRRVFHGDIHTGNILVTPTTLELKLIDFGCAQLIHRGGNLSSQYRGATLCTPPEVMRDSTFHAGPAYVWAVGMMLFQILHGYLPFKSKDKILCNCTPVIRTLSSDLVCEDVESSGVTTMV, encoded by the exons ATGTCTGACTCTGTCAGCATTAAAGAGACAGCAGACAAAAAGCCTGTCAAGGCAACAACTAGAGATTCAGGGAGCGCTAGCTCAGATAATGCAGGACCCGTGAAGGTTTGTCCTTCAAACGATGTGGAGAACAGCCCTACAG aaaaacctgCAAAAGGAAAGAAGATGAAAGGAGCCTGTGCTGTCTTTCGGAGAGTATGGAAGGCTGTAAAGCGTCCTTTCTTTTGCTGTGATCCAAACCGAGTGGTGAATATTACACCACAGCCGGATCAAGATGATTCAGAGCTGACGCCTGTCCCGAGTCCTCCCAGAATCGCACCGACGGCCAACGCAGATCCCGAGCCGATGTGTCTGCCAGGCCAGGTCTGTGAAGATGTCTGTGAAGAGTCGTCGTGTGTGCCAGGTCCCTCCAGGAGCGAGCAAATACCTGACGTAGAAATGGCCAATTCCGAGTCATCACCTGTGGCTGATCCCTCCTGTTCTGATCTGGGTGATG AAAAGCTTAAAAAGTGGAGGAAGGGGAAAGCGGTCCGTGCGTTCTTCAGGAGATTCCGTAAGGCTGTAAAGCACCTCCTCCTCTGCCGTGACTCGAAGATTGTCCGGAGTTCGACGCCACAGGTGGATCCAGACAGTGATGAGGATTTAGCAGATTGTGCCATTTCTTTTGAGTCTGAGCCAAGCTGTCAGACCGGTTCTGACCAGGCCAGTGAAGCTCTCCAGTCCCCCCCACCTGTGCAAGAGGCCA GTAGAGCACCTGTCTTTTTATTGGGAGATTTTCTAGGACGTGGAAGTTATGGCAAGGTGTATGAGGCAACCTACCTAGTTGGTGACAAAACGACG GTTGCCGTGAAGTACATCCGCAAGCGTCAGAGTGACCATTATCTTCACCTT GctggtcattccaaacccgtgcTTGCAGAAGTGGCAATGTTGCTCAGGTTGGGAAAACCTCCATTATGCCCCAACGTCATCAAATTCCATGAATggactgaggaaaaaaatagcGCTGTGCTCATCATGGAGTACCCTAAACCTTGCTGTACCTTGAATGAGTACATCAAGCGCTCGAAGCCCATCAATGAAGAGAAAGCATGCTTGTTAATCCGCCAGTTAATCCAAGCTTTGAAACACTGCGTCGACCGAAGGGTCTTCCACGGCGACATCCACACGGGGAACATCCTAGTGACTCCCACTACTTTGGAGCTCAAGCTAATTGACTTTGGCTGCGCTCAACTGATCCACCGCGGGGGCAATCTCAGCAGTCAATATCGAG GAGCAACACTCTGCACCCCACCTGAGGTCATGAGGGATTCCACGTTCCACGCCGGCCCGGCGTATGTCTGGGCTGTGGGCATGATGCTCTTCCAAATCCTGCATGGATATCTGccctttaaaagcaaagacaaaatacTGTGTAACTGCACTCCCGTGATTCGGACTTTATCCTCAG ACCTGGTCTGTGAGGATGTAGAGTCCAGTGGTGTAACTACAATGGTGTAA